AATTAGTGGCGCGGAGTGACACATATTCCGACGGCCGGTGCTCAAAACTTTCCCAGCCTCGCGGCTCTCTTCTACTCTTCACAACTAAAACCTCGTGATTAAATGCTTTCAAGACAGCTTCATTCTCGCTCGGCCGGCGCAAGCTGGCTGACGCGGGTGCTGCTGAGACGCTGCGGGCATCACCACCCAAGAGCAGACGAGAGACCTTATGATTGGAATTAGTTGTGCGTTGCATAGAGACGCAACGGGACGAGACGTGTTTCTCGCCCAACTCGCCCAACACGCTTGCATATGCGAGGAAGGCATCCATCCAAACCAACATCCTGTTCAAGCCTTGTTATCAGGCGAGTTGAGCTCAACCTACAAGCAAGCGTTAGTATGTGGCTGTCAATTCAGAAGAGAGGATCACCTTTGGAGGCTCCCATCTACCGCGGATAGCCACCTCCTGCTCCATGACGTCCTCGTCGGCCTTTTCCAACTTCTTCTCAGGATCACACGGTACATCTGCCTTGTGCACGACCTTCCACTCCTCTGCCAATGCGTTCTGCAGGTCGTCCAGGATGGTGCGCAACTCACACAGCGCCTTGTCTACCACCTCGCTCTGGCCTTTGTTGTAACGTGCTCGTTCAATTCGCCAATACGTCTTAGCTCCGACGCAACACTCTTCTGCGTATTCAAAATCGGGAACCCAGGACGCAAGAAGAGTGTTCTCATACGATGGTAGCGCGGCATGGCGGGGTCGTCAAGCAATGCCGTAGCATCCTTGATGCACTGGTCGAGCTGATCGGCATCAAACAATGCCTGCAGCTTGTATGAGTCCGTAAAACTGTCGTCGATCTTGCTGAAGGCGATGTCCGCCATTGTGTGCGATGTGGTCGTGGAGTTGATTCCGGCGGTTGTGTAAGCATCTGTCGGTATCGTGTACAGTAGCGGTGACTCGCAAGCCATCATATGTCGATGGCTTGAGATATCGAGGTGCCTCATCatctataagtaggtagcaATTCAATTGACACACCTCATCTGTCTCTCTCTttttctctctttctctctttctctctcttgCTATCGACGTCACCTCCCGCGGTGACCTCGACTGCCAAGCCACACAATAGCTTCACCTGGGCAGGCACGAGCAAACGACACTGCTTTGTTGTTTACAGTCATTGCGCGTGCTTGCGACAACCTCTCCTAAGTTGCACTGCGTCCACAACTTCCACCTAAGCGTTGCCTGACCAGCCAACACCCATCACGCGTCCACTACACCGCTACACGCGTCAAACGGCTAGCTCTTCTCAACCATGGCTCTGAGCACACCCAAGAAGTCGATTTCTGCCCCAATGCCGCTCCTCGCACGACAGGAGAGCAGTCCTGAGCTTGGCAGTCCATCCAAGGTCACCCAGTACAACAAGCAGACTGGTCGTCCTGTTCGACGAAGTGCAGGAAAGATGAAGCCTGTTGCCGGTTATGTCGACTCCAGCATTctcgaagaagaagactTCATCCCATGCACCTCAGGCGATGATagtgaagaagaagacgacgagACATCTGCTACGCCTCGCGGCCGTGCAGATAAGACTAAGCGCAAGCGCAAGCGCAGTCCTTCACCCCCCTCACCACGTCTGGACCCCATCATATACAGCCAGCAGTTGGATGAATTGACAGATGATGAGACAGGTGGAGCATTCCATCGCCGTATCCCGAAGAAGCCACCGCTGACTCTACGATTCAACGTACCTCTGGGTTATCATGGCCCACTGCTCATCAAGTTGGACCCTGCTATGTTAAGGCTGGACGACGAGACTGCCTCGAAAAAGATGCACCAGTCAAAGAAGTGTCGAGCAGATGCACCGGTAGCGCACGCAAAACTATCAGAACGTCCCAAAGGATTCACAGACCTGCCACCAGAACTGCGAAACAAAGTCTATCGATACGCCTTCGTGCGCGACAAGAGCTTTCAGATACCAGCTTGCAAGCCCTGGGGAAGCGCAAACCTCTGCCAATCAGCTCAGTTCTTGGGTACGTGCAAGCTGGTGCACAATGAAGGCTGCTCGGTTCTCTACGGCGAAAACACGTTTGCATTCGAGCGACACGAAAGTACTCGCGGTACTTTCTATGAGCACGAGCCCAGAGAGATTGGATACCAAGACGCCCTCCAGTTCTTCAAGATGATCGGTCCTGAGAACCTTCAATATCTGCGAGACCTCAAGATCGCCTTCAACGATGCTCGACCCTCAGATACCCCACGCGCACACTCCAACGAAGATCGACGCTATATGACAGACGACGTCTTGATCAATTGTCTGCGTATATTGCGACATGCCAAATTGCGTAAGCTGTCACTCGCCTTCATGGGCCGCCGTCATCTCCATAGGTCTGATGTCAAATTTCTGGGCTACCTCGAACAGATCAAGACGGACGAGCTAGAAAAGTGGTCCCAGCCAAGAGGCTACCACCCTGAGCAGAAGATTCGTCACACCGTCTGGTTCGAACTCACCGAGCAAATGATCCGTAAAAATAAACTGTACGATACAGAGTGAAGTTTGCGTTTCCATCACGAGCTCACATGGACAACCGCCGAAGTCGGCATCTGTAGTCCCATGTTATCAACCATGTTGCCTAGAGAGTTGGGCTACGATCAACACTGTTCATCAATTCCTTACTGCCTACTGTCTCAGTCAATGAGGGTGTGATTATCGATTCCTGGGGTCTGTGGTGTACGGCGATATAGATACTGTTTCATGATATCCAAAAGCCTGGATTTGGTCTGGTGGTGCCACATTCAGTGGGGGGTCAACATACGATATGCACATACTATAGTACAATCAAAAGCTTGTTCCCGAGAAAGTTTCTATCCCGGAGCTCTGTCTGGGTTTCACAACTGAACATTGTCTACCAATAAGACTAGTCGTTGCTTGTGGGGCAGGCCTGTGTAGTCATCTATGCAGCGGTACCCCTTCTCTTCTTGAACTCCTCAATCCACGCGGCACTCTTTCCCTTGGGAACAAGGCTAATCCTGACCAACCCATCGCTAATCACAACTTTCCCGCTCCCCAGCACTTTGTGTAGCGCCATCTTCTTCCCCACTTTGATCAGCCCACCCACTGCCGTCTCCATATACGCCTCCACGCCATCGACAGTATACTCGTTCTCCTCATCCCATGGCAGAGGGAAGATGTACTCCAAATGCTCCGGCAGCGTCTGGTGCTCGTTGAAAGCTTTGACAAAATCCGACTGCGAATGAGCAGGATAGAGCAGCAAGACGGGGAAGGAGAGAGGCGAGGAAGGATCAAGCGGGTTGGCCAGAGCAATCGACGCGTCTTCCAGATCCGGCGCCTCGTCGGTCGTGGTACGAACAGCGATGTTCCTGGCTTTGAGTGCTAGGGCGAGCGTGGCGCGCTCTGAAGCGGCCTTTTCTTCGCGCGCAACTCGCGCTTTCTCCACTGCTGCGACGTAGTCGGCGCGCTTCTGGATCTTGGTTGCGAGTGCAACGAGTGGCGCATTGCTAGCGTCTAGCCTAAGACCGAATTCGCAGGCGTCTTTGGCTTCGGTCAGCTTGTCCAGCGCGAGACATGCGGTGGCAGAGCGGTAGCAGGCTTTCACGTTGGAGGGGTTGAGGCGGAGGGTGGATGCGCAGTCGTTTATGCAGGAGCGGTAGTTCTCTGGATGGTTGTGTTAGCTCTGCAGCGATTATTCCCTCGCGAACAAGAAAACAGTCGGAGATATGGTACTACGAGCGAGAGGCGCATGTGCCAGACAACGTGAGTATGCAAGCGAGGAGACGGAGGATGCGGGTTGTTCATTGAATTTGGTCGATCTATGTTGTGGACAATACTTGCATCCACCTCTAGGCCCCTCGCTTGCTCGTCTTGTGCATTGGCATGCGTGGAAGGGGAATGGGCGCGTGTCTTCTGGGAATCCAAAGTCGGCAACTTACTCTTCTCCAGATTGCACAGCGCTCTGTTTACGTAGCACGCCTCCTCGACAACCTTCTCTTTGTttgcctcctcttcctcgtcgaCTTGGACCTCGATAACCTTGCCACCCTCGGCATCCGCCTCTGGATCTGGCTTGCTTTGCGGCCCTTTGAGGGCTGCTATCGCCTTGTCGTAAAACTCTTTCGCATCGGTCCACTGCTTCGCTCTTGCGCATTCGTTGCCTTGCTGTCGAAAGTTTTCTGCGATCTCGTACCTTGTGCCTTCGTACGCTATCGCCTTCAGAGCCTCCAGCATCATGTTCTCACCACCCTCACCATCAGTCTCGTCCAGGGTTGTCATGAACAGCGGCATTCGGTTCATCTCAGCCATCACCTGATCGACACTGTGCGACTTGATTTCGGCCATGGCTGGCGGCAGATCCGCCGACACCGGTCCAGCATTCTGGCTCTGTTGCTCTACCATCTTGGTCTGCTTTTCGGTTTGTGAGGATGATCGAGAATGTGTGTCGTCTCGAGTCGCGTATGTCACGTATTGACGTGTGTCTCGAAATTTTGTGAACCTCCGCTTAGTCACGAGTCGTGAAGTGTGGGGCTCCCGCCAGACCCTACTCTGCCGCCAGACCACCAGACTGGCCAGGTCAACCATGCGAAAGTCCCGTCAAGTCAAAACCGGAGGGGCAGCTTGACCAGCATCGCGTACATGCAGATGCTGGGCAGTCCAACTCTTCTCGTCCGACGCTCAGGCCGTAGATATACGATCACGGTGCTGCGGTACGTTGATATGGCGACTCTCCTGCTGTTCAGAACTGAAGCCTTCTCGAGGCTCTTCATGGACATTTGACACCTGTCAGGCGAGGGACGGAGTTCATGCGCGTGCTACCTGCAGCCGCAGCTGCAGGTAGCACGCTCAAGGGCCCTTGTTCTATTGTCACAGCTGGAGCCGGCGAACTCTGTTACGATGTTCCGATGATCACCTCGGCTGAACGATCAACAAAGTTTCGCGTGGAGACGCCTCGGAAAAAGAAGTCCGACATTGCGAGGGAGATTGGTAGGGGACACGCTTTCGTCGCGTTGTTTACGCGTTTTGGGTACACGACAATACTGTTTGTCGAATTTGCCTGTAACGTTCGTCGAGAAACGACTGCGAATGACGACCGGGTCTACAAGCTCCCCGGGCATCCCGCCCCCAGCGTTGGACGCCAACTGTTCCGATCTGTTCTCCTGTGTCTCGTGCACCTGGGCCACATGTCAACGAAATTGAACAGTGAAGCTGATGCTCCACGCCCGGCAAGCTCGCATCGGGAAATTGTCGTGGCTGATCTTGATTTTCGAGTCCAGTCCACTTCTTTTGCGGCGCCGAGTACGCACAGGCAACTCAGGCCTTATTGTCGCCCAAACGCTCACCCCATGCTGTAATCCCATATCCCATAGATGCCCGAATTGATGAACAGTTCTCACGCGCTCGACGCTGGCTCCCAGATTGCAGGCTCTTGCAATGGGTCCAGATGATAACCTTGAAATAGAGTTTAGACGGAAGATCGAAATGCACGCTTAAGCCAACGGTAACGCGCGACGGCAGCTCCAAATGCATCccgtctgtctgtctgtgaCTGGTTCATTTGCGGCGCAGTGCGAGACTTCGGATCACAGTGTGGGATCGTTTTGGAAATGGCGCAGCTCGGCATACAACTGCGCCGCTCCACGCGTATCGCAGCCCTGCTCATTCACAACGTGCATCGCGTCGTCACACTCATCACACTCCTTCGCGCACCGGATTGGAAGTCGTTTTATCGCTAACGTGGCCAGGCTCGCAGGCGCATACGTTGAATTGCGTGGCCAATGGCGTATGCTGAATATCGCAAAGTGGGTTAACGTGAACCAATGGAGCATCCCGTACGGCTAAGCCCCTGACAAGGCTGTATGCAGGGAAGCTTGTGCTCACAATGCATAAGCATGGGTTCGGGCTGCAAGACAATTTGAGCAAAGCAACAAGGGGCGCAACGACTTCATTTGCTGCTTGTCGAGGTTCCGTCTCCCCAGAGGAACGTGCGGAGCTGTGCCTGTGTCCCGAAGACGAAAGGTACTGCATGGCGGTCGATCCGCAAATATGCCCCGATCGCACCTCGTTCCTTGACCTCTCCCTCCTCCCTACGCTCCGTGCAGGTGACGACACACTGGGATCTTGTCCTTTCTGTCCTTTATCGTTTAGGTCCCCCTTTGTTCCTTTCTCAAGCATTTCGATCTGCGTCATCACACAGCTATAGTTTGTACTCTATTGCTTTTTCCGCGCGTGTTGCTCATATTCTAGTAAGTCGGTCGATTGCATCTCCTACAATAGCGAATGAATTCTCACACACTTGCTCTGTACACTCTGCCGCTTGTATAACGCATGTCGTGCAATCCTTCGGCGTGGGCTCTTGCAATCCCCGATATGTCACAAACCATCCGCTATCTTGCATGCTCCTGACCTAAGATACAGTTTATTATTGTACAGTCAACCATTGAATCACATACCATTTGTTTCTGGTCATTGAGAACTTCATTCTCCAACTACCAAGCCCGTCCCTAGTTTCTAGTCGGACACTCGACAAGGAAGGAATGTGTTGAAGCGACATTCACCAGCACCACTTGACTGTGGTCTGAACCCAACCGTACCGTCTACTGGCAAGATCGGAGTTCGCGCAGTCGCATAAACGCCATAATGGCAACCGACTACTTTTCCGATCATGAAGCTTTCATCAGCAGCCAACCCTTGCCGTCTCCGGCTGACACACCATATATGTCGTCTCGACGAACCTCACGATACGGAACCCCAGCAAGCGAGATTGCTAGCTCGCCACCTCCGCTCCCACCCAACCCTTATCCCGAATCTGAAGACGACGTCAACAATGAGAAGATCTCAATTCTTGATCCACGGCGCTTCACACCGACGCTGCACGCAAACCTGGTCTCTGAAATCCTAAACTTACGGCGAGAACTTGACTCGAAGCACAAATTCATCGAGGATGTTGAGACAAATCTTCATACTGCACGGACGGAAAATGATTCACTGGTGAAACAGCTTTCATCAACCGCCAAAGACGGTCGCGCTGCAAAACGTCAACTACAGAACTATGAAAATGAGATGCTTGCAGCGCTGGAAGAAATTGCGGCCGAGCGCGACAAGGTGAAAGAGGCGAATGCAGATCTCAGGACAAAATTGGAAGCCGCCGAGAAGCGATCACGCAGCCAGGATGATGACTCGACTCGTGTGCATGACATGTGGACACGGGAGAAGGACGTTTGGGCTGGTGAAAAGCGGATCTTGGAGCGCCGAGTGCACATCTCAGAATCACGACTCAAACTTCTCCTGGACGAGCTCGCCGCGCACGAGACTGCTCGTGCAGATGCCAATGTCGAAAGCGAAGGCGAGGATGGAAAAGATGGTGGCGCAGGCGCTGAAAGCGATACGGCCAGCATACACTCCTCGCCACAGAGGCGCTCTTCAACTCACATTGGGCGGCACTCAAGAAACCTCAGCAACAGCAGTTACAGGAGTATCGGCCGAAACTACAGATTGTCTTTGTTGAGCAACGAAGGCCATGGCCGAGGAAACGGTCTGAGCCTTGCAGACGAGCTCATTTTcgacgaggaggaagaagaagacctGGATGAGCTGGAACTCGACTCTGATGATTTCCCTGAACATGAGATGCGAGCAAGGAGAGTCCTCGAGTCACGACAATCCATGTACCCCGACAACAAAGCGAAACGTATCCTAGGGTTGAGCAATGATGTTCAACAGTCCAACAAGGACACCTCTGCAATTGCTGAAGAGCATGAGCATGTCAAGCTGTCGTATGAGACGACTCAGTCTGCGGTTACGATAACGCCCAGAGAAATTACTTTGATCTTTCCACCGACCATGCCTATCTATGTGGATACCGGAATTCAGCCTTCGCCTCCAACATCGCCTATACTACCTACCATGGCTGAAGCCTCATCACAAACAGTCGATGAAACTCCTTTGCAGTCTAAACCTCTCGATGGCTCCCCGACTCGTACTGAGGTAGAAGCTAACCAGCGTAGGAAACGCACTTCCTTGTTGCTTGAGTCTCCCGGTCCCTCACAGAGCGCTAGTCCAACGTCATGTACTATGACGTCCAGTTCTGTTCAAACAATCGAGCAGCCACTCAGTCCTCCGCCAACACCCAAGATCGCTATCCCAACCACTGAGCTGCCCGCATCGCCCGTGTCACCGGTATTTAAGAACGAACTCGCATCCTCGTCAACACAGACGGAATTTGACGGGGATCACGCTCAGCTGTTTCCAAAGACCAAACCAGCTGCTCCGCCGGCACCGATATCTATACCATCCATAACCATCCATGCACCTGACTCAGTTCCTTCATCGCCGAAGGATGCAAGGCTACCGCCAGGCACCAAAACGGTTGCGACTCAAACAGCAAATGACCTTGCTGCGCCGATGCGATCGTACGGCATGCAGACAGAGCCCATTCGAGTTGATCAGCGTCCTGTGAGGCTACCTCCTCACCTCTTGCCCTCGGCTATATCCTCCAAGCCAGGTACTCCAGAACCGAAACAGGAGCGCCCCTTAGTTGGCAGCGGTACTCGGAAAGACTTGCATCACCCTGGCAAAAGTTATACTGAGCAACCTTCTGCGAAACCAACAGCCCGCCAAGATCTGTTAATACTGCTAGAGAAAGCCGCGGATACTAAAGTAGAGAACCGCTATCCTGGCAACAATGACAATGGCCCACTGTCCCGTAATCATCAGACCGAGATTCTCAAAAGGCCTTTCCGAACGAGCAGTTTGTTTGCTGGTTTTGATGGTCCTTCTTCGGACGAAGAAGACTATGCAGATGCGAGTGGGGATGAGTATCGAAGCCAGCCATACACGACACCGATGCTATCGTCACGCAATGCTAAGAGCGGCCGGCCGGTTAATCCACCTACACCTGTGCCAGAGGACAAAGAAGTCATGCCGACGTCCAGAATCTCTGAAGATTCCCAGCTCTCTCGTCGTGTTGGGTCTGAGCGTACATCTCTGGAGAAATCAGCAAAGATTACGAAGCGAAACTCTTTGAGCCGCCAACCTAGTATCCGTCGTTCAGCTATGATTCAGTCTGGCACTTCAGCACACATGAATCCGAGCATGAGCAGCCTGGGGTCCAGCACTCACATTCAGCCGCCATTCCCGGTGCCTACACGTTCAAGCTCACGCAACAAACCTCATAGCAAAAGCGAAGGCTCGGCGAGCCCAACACCTGGAAACGGTAGCGCTTATGCTAATCGTCGAATGCATGCTACCAAGCACCAACGAAAAGATAGTATCCGGAAAGTGCGCTCAGCGGCACCAGTGTCCCGAACTGGACGCCCCCGAAGCAGGTCTCCTGTGTTGCCAATGACGCCCAGCATACCCGACACTGAATCAATAGCTCCTCCGCCGAGCGACATCATGAGTGCAAGCGGCTTCGGCCATCGCCACCAATTGTCTACTAACACTGCGTATACGGCCAGTCACTCGGTCGCCAGCTCCAATTCTCAAGCTAGTGTCGTTGATGCGATTGCTGCCGCGATGATCGGCGAATTCATGTGGAAGTACGTGCGCAAGAGGAAGCCATTTGGCGGACCTGAAACTTCTACGGACCGTGCAACTGAAGAGGCCTCTCTGTCCAGTGGTGGCGTACGTCACAGGCGTTGGGTGTGGATCTCACCGTACGAGCGAGCAATTTTGTGGAGTAGTAAGCAGCCTACTTCGGGCTCTGCTCTGATGGGCAAGAGCGGTCGCAAACGTAAGTATGAAAAAATACCTGCCTAATTCAATCATTAACAACTTTTCAGTTACCATACAATCTGTTCTCGACGTCGCCGACAACAGTCCGGCACCAAGAAACGAAACGCTCTTCAACCGGTCGATCTTGATCCTGACACCTGCACGTGCTCTGAAATTTACGACCATGTCACGAGAGCGCCATTACTTGTGGTTGACCGCGCTATCCTTCTTGGCCCATTCGAGCGCACCTATGCCCGACCTCGGAGCTATGCCTCAACCACCGCCAGTCGAGGACTTCCAGCATCGCTCAGGAGGTGCGACGCTTCGTCGCTCCCGCGTGCAGGACTCTGTGCGTCTTGCGAAGGGCAGGGCCAATCCAGTAATGCAGCGGTACACAGCACGGAATGAGCCCATGCCGAGTCTTCCATCGCTTGCTGGCTACGAGGGGCCAGTGCCAGAATCTGCCAGTCCACCCTCTATTCCCCGTGGGCCGGCGCATGGGCGCAAGAGGAGCTCTACAGGCCCTGGAGCACCACCACCTAGTGTTCCCTTCCGCAGCTTTTCCCATCAGCAAGTGCCTTCCGTGTACTCAAACGGTTCATCAGACATGTATTCGTCTATGCAACCTCCTTCAGTACCGTCTTCAGTCTATAACCCAACGAGCGGTGTTGTGAGCAGCCGCACATCCGAGGCCAGTACATCAACTCGTAACCACTTCTTCGATGCTATGGGCACCGTCCGCATGGAAGCCTTCATCGAAAACGCCCTGGGGGATCCTGCTCAACGTCAGGGGTTGCAGGCAAAGCCGCAAGGTGTACGTCATCGCCGCAGTAGCCAGTGGAGCGACAGTGCACGAGAGCGACCCATGCGAGCGGCAGGTCTGTATGATATCGACAATGATCTTTTCCATGGCTTCTAATTAACAGAAAAATACGCCGAAAATGATGCAATGCATCATGCGATACGGTTGAATGGCGCCTTAGCAGCTTCTTTGTTGTTGGTCTCTTTGAAGTTTCAAGACACTTCCACTCCATTTCCTTTGTCGCTACAAAAGCTTCTCACAGCAACGCACAGACGTACATGTTTACATATGCTCTCTTTGGAACATGCATCACGTTTGGATGCCATCTCCAACAATGTTTCCAGCGCCGCCTGCTTCCAGGTCTCTCATTTTTTCAGGGGCTCAGTCACAAGCCTAGAAGCGATGGCGCTCACGCGCGAAGATACCACCACCTACTCACACCACCATATACGTAATTTTCCCCTCTCTCTTGGCTTCGACTATTGTCGAACTATTTCGATACCCAGGTGTTTAGCAATTTAACGCCGTCAGGCAAG
The window above is part of the Ascochyta rabiei chromosome 1, complete sequence genome. Proteins encoded here:
- a CDS encoding HSP70/90 co-chaperone, with the protein product MVEQQSQNAGPVSADLPPAMAEIKSHSVDQVMAEMNRMPLFMTTLDETDGEGGENMMLEALKAIAYEGTRYEIAENFRQQGNECARAKQWTDAKEFYDKAIAALKGPQSKPDPEADAEGGKVIEVQVDEEEEANKEKVVEEACYVNRALCNLEKKNYRSCINDCASTLRLNPSNVKACYRSATACLALDKLTEAKDACEFGLRLDASNAPLVALATKIQKRADYVAAVEKARVAREEKAASERATLALALKARNIAVRTTTDEAPDLEDASIALANPLDPSSPLSFPVLLLYPAHSQSDFVKAFNEHQTLPEHLEYIFPLPWDEENEYTVDGVEAYMETAVGGLIKVGKKMALHKVLGSGKVVISDGLVRISLVPKGKSAAWIEEFKKRRGTAA